The Sulfurimonas lithotrophica genome includes a region encoding these proteins:
- a CDS encoding ABC transporter permease has translation MKFTLKIIKDFPAYLWSGWGSIASLLLFLALWDAGNQLYGDLVLPSPLETFKTLFLMLQDPKVIVEINTTLYRASIGFGLSLLFGSTLGLLAGFFVTASMMSRPIVTFLVGMPPIAWIVLAMIWFGMGDETVIFTVLVASFPIIFVGALQGTRTLDGDLKEMADSFNLPWHMKFLDIYFPHIFSYVFPAWVSGLGMAWKIVVMAELLATSNGIGASLAVARSQLDTPSALALVVIMIGSLMFIEYVILEPIKREVEAWRN, from the coding sequence GTGAAATTTACACTTAAAATTATAAAAGATTTTCCCGCTTATCTTTGGAGCGGATGGGGATCTATTGCAAGTTTATTATTGTTTTTGGCTTTATGGGATGCGGGAAACCAATTATATGGAGATTTGGTACTGCCTAGCCCTTTAGAGACATTTAAAACATTATTTTTAATGCTTCAAGATCCAAAAGTTATAGTTGAGATAAATACTACGCTTTATCGTGCATCCATAGGTTTTGGGCTTTCTTTGTTATTTGGTTCGACTCTTGGTTTGCTTGCAGGTTTTTTTGTAACTGCATCTATGATGAGTCGCCCTATAGTTACGTTTTTGGTCGGTATGCCACCGATTGCGTGGATAGTATTAGCGATGATATGGTTTGGTATGGGTGATGAGACGGTTATTTTTACCGTTTTGGTTGCTTCTTTTCCTATCATATTTGTAGGAGCCCTACAAGGTACACGTACACTTGATGGAGATTTAAAAGAGATGGCGGATAGTTTTAATCTGCCTTGGCATATGAAGTTTTTGGATATATATTTTCCCCATATATTCTCATATGTATTTCCGGCATGGGTAAGCGGACTTGGTATGGCTTGGAAGATAGTCGTTATGGCAGAACTTCTTGCGACAAGTAACGGAATTGGTGCGTCACTCGCCGTTGCTAGAAGTCAGCTTGATACGCCTAGTGCGTTGGCACTTGTTGTAATAATGATAGGCTCGTTAATGTTTATAGAGTATGTGATATTAGAACCGATTAAACGTGAGGTTGAAGCATGGAGAAACTAG
- a CDS encoding ABC transporter substrate-binding protein yields the protein MKFLTLLFLFASILIHANEKKDKIVIAGPFASVSHPVLHMIERDALKDVAKEVEFRLWKNPDELRALAIKGDVDFLAVPTNTGAILNNKGIDIKLLNVSVWGILGMISRDNSLKSLKDYKGKTIAVPFRADMPDIVMTELMKRQGLDPQKDFKLQYVSSPIDAMQMLILRRVDHALLAEPAISIALRKTKSFPVSVIAPDLYRSVDLQKEWAEVFNTNSDIPQAGMAVMGRMKDEHIINRFMEEYDKSLEWYKTHPKEAGILVVKTLDMLSEEGLADSIPHVNLKSVKAAKAKEKLEFFFNILKDGDPKAIGNKLPSDNYYYGL from the coding sequence ATGAAATTTTTAACACTTCTATTTTTGTTTGCATCTATACTGATACATGCAAATGAAAAAAAAGACAAAATAGTAATAGCAGGACCTTTTGCATCGGTTTCACATCCGGTTTTACATATGATTGAGAGAGATGCACTAAAAGACGTGGCAAAAGAAGTTGAATTTCGTTTATGGAAAAACCCTGATGAATTAAGAGCTTTGGCAATTAAAGGGGATGTGGACTTTTTAGCGGTTCCGACAAATACGGGTGCTATTTTGAACAACAAAGGTATCGATATTAAACTTTTAAACGTATCGGTATGGGGGATTCTTGGCATGATAAGCCGTGATAACTCTCTAAAAAGCCTTAAAGATTACAAGGGTAAAACCATAGCTGTACCTTTTCGTGCAGATATGCCCGATATCGTAATGACCGAACTTATGAAAAGACAGGGACTTGATCCGCAAAAAGATTTTAAACTTCAGTATGTTTCAAGTCCGATAGATGCAATGCAGATGCTTATACTGCGTAGAGTAGATCATGCACTTTTAGCTGAGCCTGCCATCTCGATAGCTCTTAGAAAAACAAAATCTTTCCCTGTGAGCGTAATAGCACCCGATTTATACAGAAGTGTCGATTTGCAAAAAGAGTGGGCTGAGGTTTTTAATACAAACAGTGATATACCTCAAGCAGGTATGGCAGTAATGGGTCGTATGAAGGATGAACATATAATAAATCGTTTTATGGAAGAATACGACAAATCTTTAGAGTGGTATAAAACCCATCCAAAAGAAGCTGGAATACTTGTGGTAAAAACTTTGGATATGTTAAGTGAAGAGGGTCTTGCGGACTCGATTCCACACGTAAATCTAAAATCCGTAAAGGCTGCCAAGGCAAAAGAAAAATTAGAATTTTTCTTTAATATTTTAAAGGATGGAGACCCAAAAGCAATAGGGAACAAACTTCCTTCAGATAACTACTATTATGGACTCTAA
- a CDS encoding TonB-dependent receptor plug domain-containing protein, with amino-acid sequence MKKILLSTSLITLLYSNAFSADNLDVVEVSVATKTKQNIDGVAATVNVITQKDIEKMGAENLKDIIEKTPGLSVQYGTFPSASSKSKSSISIRGMGANGTLFLLDGRRLAGEVKNPYDLDRIPASIIERIEIVKGPMSSLYGADAVGGVINIITKRPTDEVKIEAGVRYGQNQDSDAQNLNMNLSLQNKVDKFAYSVYAGYTTTEPYTQKERADVWVPSTTGKDKPSDTAGNTFPPTPIPDMSAISDYYNQDVTYREDSSIYTLGTRLSYDFSRDLQLGIDINYFNEERDGQYIGYFHPSAYTMAGGPNAGNPVPVYNVPVDSHDENERLDTSIDLSYTINEDIQVKARLYRSYYEKRNTTSAVYWQDLNYASKEASEQNGMDADVDLKVAELSATYLAIEDHLISAGAEYRDEKRNATVFNQSPQMSEKKVDYQSLYLQDEWDISEKLNMIIGARYDAISNADNKPTFRLGGLYEFDKIAKLRLNVAQGYRTPDIRELYIHKQTPNGLQIGANVMGYDLKPESTNALEMGLGGKSNSFSYDLVLYYNQIKDMIAQVMGTYNSTAAYTFVNIADANTMGMELSLAYRFTNKVYTNFFWNELKTENERTNRDLEFHPDRTLMLSFNWPCMFSDNLNYGLTAKYVGKQHYTDVINRGAPTQTTNANAKTNDFTLVDFTLDYKLNKMLDIYGGVNNLGNEGVDDVLGSNVGRYYFAGVRGHF; translated from the coding sequence ATGAAAAAAATACTCTTAAGCACTTCGTTGATAACACTGTTATACTCCAATGCTTTTAGTGCAGACAACTTGGATGTAGTTGAAGTAAGCGTTGCAACCAAAACCAAACAAAATATAGACGGTGTTGCGGCTACGGTAAATGTTATAACCCAAAAAGATATAGAAAAAATGGGTGCCGAAAATTTAAAAGACATTATAGAAAAAACACCTGGTTTATCGGTTCAATACGGAACTTTCCCTAGTGCATCTTCAAAAAGTAAATCATCTATCTCTATTCGCGGTATGGGTGCCAACGGAACTTTGTTTTTACTAGATGGCAGACGTTTGGCAGGTGAGGTAAAAAATCCTTATGATTTAGACCGGATACCTGCTTCTATAATTGAACGTATAGAGATTGTAAAAGGTCCTATGAGTTCTTTATACGGTGCAGATGCAGTTGGCGGGGTTATTAATATTATCACAAAAAGACCTACCGATGAAGTAAAAATCGAAGCAGGTGTCAGATACGGTCAAAACCAAGACAGTGATGCACAAAATCTAAATATGAATCTATCCTTGCAAAATAAAGTAGATAAATTTGCATATAGTGTTTATGCGGGATATACTACGACTGAACCATACACCCAAAAAGAAAGAGCCGATGTCTGGGTTCCTAGCACGACCGGTAAAGACAAACCCTCAGATACGGCAGGAAACACTTTTCCACCTACCCCTATTCCTGATATGAGTGCTATTTCGGATTATTATAACCAAGACGTTACATATAGGGAGGATAGTTCCATTTATACTTTAGGGACTAGACTATCGTATGATTTTAGCAGGGATTTACAACTCGGTATTGATATAAACTACTTTAACGAAGAGAGAGACGGTCAGTATATAGGTTATTTTCATCCTTCGGCATACACGATGGCAGGCGGTCCAAATGCAGGAAATCCCGTTCCTGTTTATAATGTTCCGGTTGATTCGCACGATGAAAACGAACGTTTGGATACAAGTATAGATTTGAGTTATACAATAAATGAAGATATACAGGTTAAGGCTAGGTTATACAGAAGTTATTATGAAAAAAGAAATACCACATCAGCCGTATATTGGCAAGATTTAAATTATGCAAGTAAAGAAGCATCTGAACAAAACGGGATGGATGCAGACGTAGATTTAAAAGTAGCCGAACTTAGTGCTACCTACTTGGCAATTGAAGATCATCTTATAAGTGCCGGTGCAGAATATAGGGATGAGAAAAGAAATGCTACGGTATTTAACCAAAGTCCTCAAATGAGCGAGAAAAAAGTTGATTACCAATCTTTATATCTTCAAGACGAGTGGGATATTAGCGAAAAACTAAATATGATCATAGGTGCAAGGTACGATGCAATTAGCAATGCCGATAATAAACCTACTTTTCGTTTAGGCGGTTTATATGAGTTTGACAAAATAGCCAAACTTAGACTAAACGTAGCTCAAGGTTACAGAACTCCAGATATCAGAGAACTGTACATACATAAACAAACGCCAAACGGTCTTCAAATCGGTGCAAACGTGATGGGTTACGACTTAAAACCTGAATCTACAAATGCTCTTGAGATGGGTCTTGGCGGTAAAAGCAACTCGTTTAGTTACGATTTAGTACTTTACTATAACCAGATAAAAGATATGATAGCTCAGGTTATGGGTACATATAACTCCACTGCAGCTTATACTTTTGTAAATATTGCAGATGCGAACACTATGGGTATGGAGCTTTCACTTGCATATAGATTTACAAACAAAGTTTATACAAATTTTTTCTGGAATGAGTTAAAAACGGAAAACGAAAGAACAAATAGAGATTTAGAATTTCATCCAGATCGTACGCTGATGCTTAGTTTTAACTGGCCTTGTATGTTTAGCGACAACCTAAACTACGGACTAACGGCTAAATATGTTGGCAAACAACACTATACCGATGTTATAAATCGCGGTGCACCTACGCAAACTACAAACGCAAATGCAAAAACAAACGATTTTACTTTAGTTGATTTTACACTTGATTATAAACTAAATAAGATGCTTGATATTTACGGCGGTGTAAACAATTTAGGCAATGAAGGCGTAGATGACGTTTTAGGTTCAAACGTAGGCAGATACTACTTTGCTGGAGTCAGAGGACACTTTTAA
- a CDS encoding Spy/CpxP family protein refolding chaperone yields the protein MKKALLTLVALALLSVSAYAEGGKHKAGTVALPHLMKILLSNSEELKITPEQQKKFDKMVSTVPSKLHPMMDEAATLEKKIKKAVMKDKQSLKDVSDDINKLEKLKREIAQTQINAINKIQNILTDSQYKSLLVKMKKNKAC from the coding sequence ATGAAAAAAGCACTACTTACATTAGTAGCACTAGCTTTACTTAGTGTCTCTGCATATGCAGAAGGAGGTAAACATAAAGCAGGAACTGTGGCTCTGCCACACCTTATGAAAATACTTTTATCAAATTCCGAGGAATTAAAAATCACCCCCGAGCAACAAAAAAAGTTTGATAAAATGGTTTCCACAGTCCCTTCTAAACTTCATCCAATGATGGATGAAGCAGCTACTTTAGAGAAAAAAATAAAAAAAGCCGTTATGAAGGATAAACAATCTCTTAAAGATGTATCTGACGATATAAACAAGTTGGAAAAACTTAAAAGAGAAATAGCTCAAACTCAAATCAATGCTATCAATAAAATTCAAAACATACTAACTGATTCTCAATATAAGAGTCTTTTAGTAAAGATGAAGAAAAATAAAGCTTGCTAG
- a CDS encoding efflux RND transporter permease subunit: MIIKWIISFFIKYKSFNHLLFIFLIILAGFSYKDLPKEMFPPSSPDKVVVSGAYYSSSSQMLDMMIVRDCEDILKNNPNIENISTVITKGSYHITADILNNHKNFIVNELQNEILKLDENYPTDMKLPTIKTVSQVFPLISVSLYKKNDSPVNIVEIAKDLRDEISSVKNIYEAALVGQYDKTLRLVINNNKIEAYNLSMQKIINKLDFLYIIYPAGVIQTSKNQYFINPKSLNVSIDEILNTKIKVDDKVIYVKDVADVENIYEKDSLETRTDAKNSIIIDTKKAKKGDSIKLSQKINKILKRYKKQYPNIEIKVLNDSSFWIKTRLNVVSSNIIIGLILLFFTIWLFISLKIALVVIIGIPVSFAFGLIGLEYFEHSLNTLSMIGVLLSLGLLVDEAIVVSENIHRHQMLGKSLYRACIEGTYEVMPTLFVAVMTTIVAFLPLVTLSGGLGIFIKIIPMMVIILIVSSFLESFVFLPAHYMLINKLALKSNDSIREKFWQIILKKYTNLLYKLISHKYLVILVLILGIVGSTAFMLKNSKFILFPEFDAMSINITGKSDYNSLQYTSRQIKILEQILLKTLNKQNYSSIHTTIGMKTDGRSLHEKANNFFTITVNLKPRVAQDFFNANINPYFQIFGSNQNQSRTRVLDARDIQKKINHALKDYKKSLNIITDIPQTGVVNNDIEISISHKNNETITKAIKIIQEKMQNISGVGNIKNDMNFDDIVIELNLNNYAKSLGFTQKEFINTIRKYLIIQDVTKITNASSELIKLQLTSKHKDDYALFKNIEVDIPQSNLKVNILDIVNIKHSKNISTIKKEDLKKIFTITASLDKKQTSSREFYKQLRSSIDRLKSQGIKVFIKGEQGKNQQVKEEISKSIIFAFLGILLILTWFFNSFRLSIFSLSVIPLSLLGILIGHKIVGLPLTFSSMLGFVGLIGIIMNDTLLLLKFIHKSKNIEILIKNSSLRLRPILLTSITTIVGLSTLIFFASGESLLMQPLAVSIGFGLLWATIINLIYLPVAYSIKLN; this comes from the coding sequence ATGATTATAAAATGGATAATAAGTTTTTTTATTAAGTATAAATCTTTTAACCATTTATTATTTATATTTTTAATTATTTTGGCAGGTTTTTCATATAAAGATTTGCCAAAAGAGATGTTTCCTCCTTCATCACCGGATAAAGTAGTAGTATCGGGTGCATATTATTCTTCAAGTTCTCAGATGTTGGATATGATGATTGTAAGAGATTGTGAAGATATTCTAAAAAATAATCCCAACATTGAAAATATTAGTACCGTAATTACTAAGGGTTCTTACCATATCACTGCCGATATACTAAACAATCATAAAAACTTTATAGTTAACGAGTTACAAAACGAAATTTTAAAACTAGATGAAAACTATCCTACGGACATGAAACTGCCGACCATAAAAACCGTATCCCAAGTTTTTCCTTTAATCTCGGTATCCCTATATAAAAAAAATGATTCTCCAGTAAATATCGTTGAAATTGCAAAAGATCTAAGAGATGAAATATCTTCGGTAAAAAATATATATGAAGCAGCCTTGGTAGGTCAATATGACAAAACTTTAAGGTTAGTAATTAACAATAATAAAATTGAAGCTTACAATCTATCGATGCAAAAAATAATTAATAAGCTTGACTTTTTATATATTATCTATCCTGCCGGTGTAATTCAAACAAGTAAAAATCAATATTTTATAAATCCAAAATCATTAAACGTGTCTATAGATGAGATATTAAACACGAAAATAAAAGTAGATGACAAAGTTATATATGTCAAAGATGTAGCAGACGTGGAAAATATATATGAAAAAGATTCTTTAGAAACAAGGACAGATGCAAAAAATTCTATTATTATCGATACTAAAAAGGCAAAAAAAGGAGATAGCATCAAACTATCTCAAAAAATCAATAAAATATTAAAGAGATATAAAAAACAATATCCAAACATTGAAATCAAAGTATTAAACGACAGTTCTTTTTGGATCAAAACAAGACTTAACGTCGTATCCTCAAATATAATTATAGGTCTTATTTTACTGTTTTTTACAATTTGGCTGTTTATCTCCCTAAAAATTGCTTTGGTCGTTATTATAGGTATTCCTGTTAGTTTTGCTTTTGGGCTTATAGGTTTAGAGTATTTTGAACACAGCTTAAATACACTCTCGATGATTGGTGTATTACTTAGTTTAGGCTTGTTAGTTGATGAAGCTATCGTAGTTAGCGAAAATATACATAGGCATCAGATGCTGGGAAAATCTTTATATAGAGCCTGTATAGAAGGTACTTATGAAGTGATGCCGACCTTATTTGTAGCGGTTATGACTACAATTGTAGCTTTTTTACCGCTTGTAACTCTAAGCGGAGGGCTTGGGATATTTATTAAAATTATTCCTATGATGGTTATAATACTTATAGTTAGCTCATTTTTAGAGAGTTTTGTTTTTTTGCCTGCCCACTATATGCTAATAAACAAATTAGCATTAAAATCTAACGATTCTATTAGAGAAAAATTTTGGCAAATTATATTGAAAAAATATACGAACTTACTATACAAACTTATAAGTCATAAGTATTTGGTTATATTAGTTTTAATCTTGGGCATTGTAGGAAGTACTGCTTTTATGCTTAAAAATTCAAAGTTTATACTATTTCCCGAATTTGATGCCATGAGTATAAATATAACCGGAAAAAGCGATTACAATTCACTACAATATACCTCACGGCAAATAAAAATACTTGAACAAATACTCTTAAAAACACTAAATAAACAAAATTATTCTTCCATACATACGACTATAGGTATGAAAACCGACGGAAGAAGTTTGCATGAAAAAGCAAATAATTTTTTTACAATAACTGTTAATCTAAAGCCAAGAGTAGCCCAAGACTTTTTTAATGCAAATATAAACCCTTATTTTCAAATTTTCGGTTCAAACCAAAATCAAAGCAGGACAAGAGTTCTAGATGCAAGGGATATCCAAAAAAAAATAAACCATGCACTTAAGGATTATAAAAAATCATTAAATATAATTACAGATATCCCTCAAACGGGCGTAGTTAACAATGATATAGAGATATCTATATCCCATAAAAACAATGAAACTATTACCAAAGCGATTAAGATAATACAAGAGAAGATGCAAAATATAAGCGGAGTCGGCAATATAAAAAACGATATGAATTTTGATGATATTGTCATAGAGTTGAATCTCAATAATTACGCTAAATCTTTAGGTTTTACGCAAAAGGAATTTATAAATACTATACGAAAATATTTAATTATTCAAGACGTAACAAAAATTACAAACGCTTCAAGTGAACTTATAAAACTTCAACTTACTTCAAAACACAAAGATGATTATGCTTTATTTAAAAATATCGAAGTAGATATACCACAAAGTAATCTTAAAGTAAATATATTAGATATTGTAAATATAAAACATAGTAAAAATATATCAACAATAAAAAAAGAAGATTTAAAAAAAATTTTTACCATTACGGCATCTCTTGACAAAAAACAAACAAGTTCAAGAGAGTTTTATAAACAGTTACGGAGTTCTATAGATAGATTGAAATCTCAGGGAATAAAAGTTTTCATAAAAGGCGAACAAGGTAAAAACCAACAAGTCAAAGAAGAGATAAGCAAAAGTATAATTTTTGCCTTTTTAGGAATACTGCTTATATTAACATGGTTTTTTAACTCTTTTAGATTATCCATATTTTCATTATCTGTCATTCCTCTTTCTTTATTGGGAATATTAATCGGTCACAAAATAGTAGGTTTACCTTTAACTTTCTCCTCTATGCTCGGATTTGTCGGCTTAATAGGGATTATTATGAATGATACTCTATTACTGCTAAAGTTTATTCATAAATCAAAAAATATAGAAATATTAATCAAAAATTCAAGTTTAAGATTACGTCCTATTTTACTAACATCTATAACCACGATTGTCGGTTTAAGTACCTTGATATTTTTTGCTTCAGGAGAAAGTCTTCTGATGCAACCCTTAGCCGTAAGTATCGGTTTTGGACTTCTTTGGGCTACAATTATTAACCTTATTTACCTACCTGTAGCATATTCTATAAAATTAAATTAA